A stretch of DNA from Campylobacter concisus:
GATGTGAAAGTAGCTATCTTTTAGGCGCTCTGGGGTTAAATTTTTAGAAAAAGTAGCCCGTTTTTTCAAGCTTATAGCCTTTTTGCTAGCCAAAATTTCAGCGCTCGCACTTGCAAATTTCTTATAGTGCGCTGAAGCTACATGCTTTTTATAAGCTGTCTCGTCCTTGTAAAACTCAAGCACGTAAAATAACTCCGGCTTACTCTTTGCGCTCATGAAAAATATCGCCTGCGTTCCTGGTTCGCTCTTTGAGCTAAGAATATTTTCCCTGCCAAGCTCTTTTAGCAAAGTCTTGTTATTTGGCGTCGCAAGTAGCTCATGTAAGCTCACTTTTACCTCTACGCCAAAGGCAAAAGCCGCCAAAAATACTAATAAAAATAGCTTTTTAAACATAAAAATTCCTATAAATTTATCTTTCTATTACTCTTTTAATCCAAGCAAAAAGCTCATCAAGGTCGTAGTCGCCGCCATGTA
This window harbors:
- a CDS encoding putative quinol monooxygenase, whose product is MFKKLFLLVFLAAFAFGVEVKVSLHELLATPNNKTLLKELGRENILSSKSEPGTQAIFFMSAKSKPELFYVLEFYKDETAYKKHVASAHYKKFASASAEILASKKAISLKKRATFSKNLTPERLKDSYFHITNLSLLANSDAKFEKIIKKYMQKSVDEGAYAQFAFSQKYAPNKWVLVEIYKDEASFESYRHSENYKVYAKERAGLIDEIDGFGLKNEISFSKVKF